GAAAAGGAGGTCATCCATGAAACAGGGAATCATGCGGGCCGCTTGGCTTGCTGTTGCGGGATTTTCGGTGTGCGGATGGGCGCAGGAGGCTGTCAAGCCGGCCCCCGATTTCACCCTGAAGGACATCGCGGGAGCGGAGCACAGCCTTGCTGCCTCCAAGGGGAGTTACGTCGTGTTGGAATGGACGAACTTCGACTGTCCCTTCGTGCGCAAGCACTATGAGACCGACAACATGCAGGCCCTTCAAAAGACCTACACGGAAAAGGGCGTGATCTGGCTGACCATCTGCTCTTCGGCACCGAACAAACAAGGGCACCTGACCCCCGAACAGTGGGCGGAGCGTGTCACGCAATATAAAGCGGTCCCGACCGCGCTGCTCCTCGATGCCGACGGCAAGGTGGGCAAGCTCTACGGAGCCAAGACCACACCGCAGATGGTGATCATCAACCCTGAGGGCAACGTGATTTACACCGGCGCCATCGACGACCAGCCCAAGCTCGAGCGCGAGAAGATGAAGGACGCGGTCAACTACGTGAAACAGACGCTTGATGCCGCGATGGCCGACAAGCCTGTCGAGGTCTCCGCGACAGCGCCTTACGGTTGCTCAGTGAAATACTGAATCGCTCCGTATATAGCTCGGCAAGCGATCCATCAAGGGCAAAAAACCTTACGTCTAAGGAGTGCCGCATAGGGGTGTGGCGGCTGTTTGCCTTTTGGGCTTGCGTACTCGTGAATGCATCTGGGGGATGTGTAGACTGCTGGCGGCACAATTCTAGTAGTCAGGCGAGCCGATTGATAACATAACACGTTTATTAGTAACGATTTAAAAATTAAGTACAGCTAAAAGTGTAAGTTGGTCTGTTCCATGCTATACCAGTCATTTTGAGATTGAGATGTATTTTTGCGTTGGATTTTGTGAGCTCGTGAAGGCCAATTCAAGACGAGACGCGTCGTCTATTAGGCTGGGCGCTGGGGACTGGGGTCGCTTGTTGATCGGATATCTCGTGGCTGATTGCGGATTCTGGAAAGGAGCGGGTTATGACGTTGCGGCGTAGGGCTTGCGGGTCTTCCAAAGGGGCGATCATACTGGTTTGTGGATTGATGCTGGGCGTGGGAGGCGCGTTGGCGCAGGAGGCCAAAACATCCACGCCAGTTGTGCCGGCAACCGCCAAGGGTGCGGCGGTGAATGATGCCAAGATCGAAGCGGTGCAGGCCGACCAGGAGGATGAAGAGGACGCTCTGACCAATGCCGTGGTCGAGACGTCGTCGGCACGGGTGGTAGGGTTGCGGATCCAGAACGTGTCGGTGGAACCGCGCGACGATAAGACTGCTACGGTGACGTTCGACGTTTCCTGGACGAACTCCTGGCGTTGGGGGAATTTTTTCGATGCGGCTTGGGTGTTCTTCAAGGTCAAGCCCGAGGCTGCGACTGAGTGGCAACACGTGCGGTTGGCGGCGGATCAGGTGTTGAGCCCGACTGGCTATGGCCAGGAGAGTGGAACCCAGTTAGAGTTTGTTGTGCCGGGAGGCGATGACGGGTATACCGGCGTGTTCGTGCGTCGCGCGGGGGACGGGTTAGGCCTGGTGGATGCGCGGCGCGTCACGGCGATATGGGATTTCGGTGCGACACCGGGCGTTACAAGAGGCAACGTGGGCAAAGCCCCGATCAAGGCCATCGGGATTGAGATGGTCTTCATTCCTGAAGGGGCTTTCTTCGTCGGCCGCGGCAATGGTCCGATCGCCCCGTACCTCGGCAAAGGGTATGGCGGGATGGAGATTAACTGGCTTTACAAGCACAGCGGAAAGCCCTCGGATACGGCCATTTCTCTTCCGTTCAAGTTCAATATCGGTGATCTGTATACGTGGGGAGTCGGCGTGGCGAGGGAAGACCCCTTGCCATACCGGATCGAGAGCGAGGCCGCCATCCCGACCGGCAAGAAGAAGGGGGCGCTCTGGGCCGTGGACATCACGCCGGAAGACGGCGGTGAAATTTCAGCGGCTTTTCCCAAGGGCCATGCGGCGTTCTATTGCATGAAGCACGCCTATCCGACGGCCGCTCAGTATGCGGAGTTTCTCAATACACTGACCGCGGCTCAAGCGAAACCGCGTTTTTACGAGCAGGGTCATGGGATGGTGATTGAGCGATCGGGCGTCTCGCCGGATTTCACCTATGCCGCGCCCAAGCCCGACGAAAAGGTCCCGTGGATGTCTTTCACGGATGGGGCGGTTTTTGCGGCCTGGTCCGGGTTGCGGCCGATGACGGAACTGGAGTATGAAAAGTGCGTGCGCGGCCCGCGGCCGGCGATACCCAATGACTCTCTTCCCTCGTGCTGGGGCGTACAGGATGCCATGGCGCTGGGCATCTATGAACGACCGGTTTCGATCGGCAGTGCGGTGGGGCGCGGTTTCAAGGGCACCCATGGCCGTGGCGCGCCGGAACTGCCCGCCGACTGGCCGCCGGATATTCGCGGCGCCATCCTGCGCGGCGACTATTTCTTCGGCGGCAGTCACCAACCCGCGCACCTGCTCACCGGCGGGCGCGCGCCGGCGGTGTACGCGAACGCCGACCGGCATGGCGCAAATGATGCGGGGGGCGGCGGCCCCAGCTATGCGTGGACGTTTGCCGGCTGGCGTGCCGCGCGCACGGCCCCGGCTGGCGATACGGCCGTGGGCCCGGTCACCGGCGAGTTGGATCTGGAGCTGAAGCGTCCGGCGAAACTGGCCACCCCTTTCCAGTTGGACGGCTCACTGGATGAGTGGGCGGATGTCACGCCCGTGGCGGTCGCCGACAGCCCGGCATATTTCCATCCGATTCATGAGCGCTTCCCCGGGGATTTCACGGCCACCCCCTGGCGCGGGCCGCGTGATTTCAGCGCCAAGGCCTGGTTGGCGACGGACGGCGAGGCGCTTCTAGTCGCCGTCGAGGTGACCGACGACACGCACCTGAACGACCAGGTCGGCAAGGATATCTACAACGGCGATGCCCTGCAGATCGGCCTCGTGAACGCGGCCGGCACCCAGTGGAACGTGGGCGCGGCTCTGGCCGCCAAGGGCGTCGAGTTTCAGCAGTGGGATGGCCCGGACGAGACGTTACTTAAGAGCGCCACCTACGCCGTGAAGCGCGACGATGCGGCTGGCGTCACCCGCTATGAATTTCGTCTGCCGCTGGCCGATTTCGGGGTGGTTTCAGGGCAGGAGTGCAGTTTTTATTTTATCTTCTTTGACGGCGACGGGGCCCTTGATTGGCAAGGAAAACCCGTCGTTCACCGGATCCAGTGGGTTTCGGAGCGGACCGAGCCGTTTGTGCGCCGGAATTATCCGAAGTTCGTGATTGGCGATTGAGACGTCTGTTCTTGGTGGAGTGTCCGACCAGTCCGACCGGCAGGACCTGTCTGCTGGGTCTGATAAATCCGATAGAGAAAAGTTGTGAAGCCCGTGAAGAGACAATCGAGGAGCGAAATCTGGCGTCTAAGTTTGTCGGCAAGTCTTGCTTTTGCCTGGGGGATGCTTGGGACGGGCGTGGGAAAAGCCCAGGTGCAGATGGACGGTGTGAAGCAGCCGCGGCTGAGTCCGGCGGGGCTGCACGGCAATTTCAGCAATATCACCGTGATTCCGCGGGACGAGAAGTCGGCTATCGTCACGTTCGATATGGATTGGAGCGGCGCCTGGCGGCACGACGTGAACCACAGCGCTCTCTGGGTCTTTTTCAAGGTGCGGCTGGACGGAACGAGCGAATGGAAGCCGGTGCGGCTGGTTGCGGACAAGGTGATGAACCCGACCGGCTACGGGCAGGAAACGGGGGTCAAGCTTGACGTTCTGGTTCCCGACGGCGATGACGGGAACTACGGTGCCTTTGTCCGGCTGGCGGATCATGGTATGGGCACCGTGAAGGCCACCGGCATGACGGCGATTTGGGATCTGACAACCATGCCGGAGATCAAGAAGGACACCCGGATCGCGCTCAAGGTCTACGGGCTCAGGATGGTGTATGTGGCCGAGGGATCTTTTTACCTGGGCACAGGGGGCGACGAGACGTACGCATTCTATCAATACCCGCCCGAGAAAAAGCAGGCCGCGGAAAAGGAGCGCATTGGCGGGTCCAACGCCACGATGG
This is a stretch of genomic DNA from Lentisphaerota bacterium. It encodes these proteins:
- a CDS encoding thioredoxin family protein: MKQGIMRAAWLAVAGFSVCGWAQEAVKPAPDFTLKDIAGAEHSLAASKGSYVVLEWTNFDCPFVRKHYETDNMQALQKTYTEKGVIWLTICSSAPNKQGHLTPEQWAERVTQYKAVPTALLLDADGKVGKLYGAKTTPQMVIINPEGNVIYTGAIDDQPKLEREKMKDAVNYVKQTLDAAMADKPVEVSATAPYGCSVKY